A region of the Mytilus galloprovincialis chromosome 1, xbMytGall1.hap1.1, whole genome shotgun sequence genome:
CTACATACATTGTTATcacacaaataataatgaatccatggTTATTTATTTGTTGATACCCTGTATATAAATACACTGAACAAATActgtatatatgttgtgtacaagatgtaagtttgtacaaattataatttgtacagggtttttgtacaagttataagttttttgacaccTACCATCTTGCAACAGGTGGTACAGGTTTAACTTATAAAATGTaccagtgtaatgttttaaattcaaaaaagtatacgtcaacctaacatttagtgctattctccatgtcttcaaactggaaatgaggatacctgaatggtttaaattctaattttctatttttttcttataccaTATTAATATCTTTACAAAATCTTTGTGAggtcttataatgtttttgtatcaatgctcagtattagactgtatcatgaagttgtgaaaaatttacagaaatatatatttacattttcaagTTTTGTATTTTAGATTACTATTAAACTGAGATTGATTGGAAAGTGATACATGCAACTCTTTTTGACTGATATTTTTCAATCAAGATATATTTTGGTagaaaaagtcattttttttatcattttagtgGGATCCAATGATTACTACCTTACCTGGCCTTTATTTGATGTCTGTAGGCATTCTGGTACCAGTAGGGAAAGCTCTTGGCGTTGAGACTGATAATGTGTGCTCAGTGTTATGGCTAAGATCTGTCAACCTCCTGTTTGCCATTGGaaacttttatataatatatgcaaTTATGTGTAAATTACACCAAAAAGAAAAGGTATGTATTTGTAGATATTTACTTGAAAGTCAACTATAGGTGTAATatcaccaaatcatggtacgtcacatccggttgtatacgaaaataggttaaaaaaatatattccaatgaatttgacagttgtaggaaattaatcttacattttattgcattaaaacatttctgtttcataaacatatgtcttgggtattcaaagcaccattatttttttatttggggtttctatagaatattttgtaaacttcaggttacatggttactaaagcttgttcACAGGTTAAATAAAGGaagacatttgattggttaacttccagtaatggttattttcttatatgcaatgagatgttatgtgaatttttttctatagtactggacaggataaaaactgtactcatgccaagtatttctttatttgaaacaaagataaattatgcacaatttttttgaaaagttaaaatttaacaAACACTAATAGGGGGAAATCAGTCTCAAATCAGAGGTTGTATTATATAAAATGCTCTTTTGTTCTGACTTTGGAAAGTTCCGGGCGGAAAGAActaactagttgaaaagttccaacggaacataTCAACTAGTTAGAAAGTTCCTTTTTGCTAAATTAGTCAAAACTGGAATTTAAACAAACTAGCACAAAAGTTCCAACGGGGCTTATCATCCAGTCAcaaagttccatttggagaattAATGCAAAGACCCACATGAGGACGGTGGTATTCTTCCCTCTCTTGAGAGTACTATGAATACTAAACTTATTCTGTTTTATGTGAGCTATGAAATACAACTTAACTTTGCTGCTGGAGTTTCTTCTTCCCCCTCAgtacatcaaaatttaaaatacattttcattatttCCCCAAAAACAAAGTTCCAtgtccttttttagctcacctggcccatagggccaagtgagcttttctcatcacttggcgtccagcgtCGTCCGGCGTCttcggcgtcgtccgtcgtcgttaacttttacaaaaatcttctcctctgaaactactaggccaaattgaaccaaacttggccacaatcatcattggggtatttagtttaaaaaatgtgtggcgtgacctggtcaaccaaccaagatggccgccacggctaaaaatagaacataggggtaaaatgcagtttttggcttataactcaaaaaccaaagcatttagaggaaatctgacacggggtaaaaatgtttatcaggtcaagatctatctgccctgaaattttcagatgaatcggtcaacccgttgttgggttgctgcccctgaattggtaattttgaggaaattttgctgtttttggttattatcttgaatattattatagatagagataaactgtaaacagcaataatgttcggcaaagttagatttacaaataagtcaacatgactgaaatggtcagttgaccccttaaggagttactgccctttatagtcaatttttaaccatttttcataaatcttagtaatcttttacaaaaatcttctcctctgaaactaatgggccaaattaatccaaagttggccacaatcatctttggggtatctagtttaaaaaatgtgtctggtgactcggtcaaccaaccaagatggctgccacggctaaaaaaagaacataggggtaaaatgcagtttttggcttataactcaaaaaccaaaacatttagaggaaatctgacacggggtaaaaatgtttatcaggtcaagatctatctgccctgaaattttcagatgaatcggtcaacccgttgttgggttgctgcccctgaattggtaattttgaggaaattttgctgtttttggttattatcttgaatattattatagagataaactgtaaacagtaataatgttcatcaaagtaaaatttacaaataagtcaacatgaccgaaatggtcagttgacccctttaggagttattgccctttatagtcaatttttaaccatttttcgtaaatcttagttatcttttacaaaaatcttctcctctgaaactactgggccaaattaattcaaacttggccacaatcatctttcaggtaccttgtttgaaaaatgtgtccgatgacctggccatccaaccaagatggccaccacggctaaaaatagaacaggggtaaaatgtagttttttgcttataactctgaaaccaaatcatttagaggaaatctgacaaggagttaaattgttaatcaagtcaatatatatctgccctgaaatattcaaatgaattggacaaccggttgttgggttgctgccctccaattggtaatttttaaagaaattttgctgtttttggttattatcttgaatactattatagatagcgataaactgtaaacagcgataatgttcatcaaagtaagatctacaaataagtcaacatgacctaaatggtcaattgaccccttaaggagttattgccctttatagtcaatttttaacaattttcattaatttggtaaatttatgtaaatttttaccaaatatttttctctgttactaatgggcaaagttcattatagatataattgtaagaagcaagaacattcagtaaagtaagaacttcaaacacatcaccatcaccaaaatacaattttgtcatgaatccatttgtgtcctttgtttaatatgcacatagaccaaggtgagcgacacaggctctttagagcctctagtttcatatTTGTCCCCAAAGAAACCCCTTTCAGTGCGTTAGGTTTTCTTGTAAATTGATGATTTGCTCTTATTTATACTGATACACATTCTTCCCCCTCTTTCTACAAAAAGGATGAAATATGGTATATTCAGAACGATGTAACTAGTTGTTTTGTTCTGCCAGAACTATTCAACTAGCTACATTGTTCCGGGACTTTTCAACTAGCtacttttttaaaaattgcataaattaatcttatctgacAGCCTTAAGGGGGCTCGTGGGTGcaaaaaatcagcaaaattttgatcattttgtttttctttaaaaaattaatttgttacactattagttgtaactttatgatatggtacattgtactaaaatcaaccaaaaaaatccatttgtattggccccagatgacttttaaaatgtttatatcactggaaaagctccaaattatctccctttggtgaaaatatgccattttttggcattaaaattgaaatatctttttgaactcatcggtgacctttattttttatttttattttcaaataagctatacTTAAACTAACCTactgtaaaatttaagcaatttctgcAATTTGGTTCTTTTTTCTTCTGATATTgccgtttttgtcgagcctgcaacttttgttgcagaaagctcgacatagggatagtgatccggcggcggcggcggcggcggtgttagctaactccttaaaagctttatattttagaaggtggaagacctggatgcttcatactttgtatatagatgcctcatgttacgaagtttctgtcagtcacatgtccaatgtccttgacctcattttcatggttcagtgaccacttgaaaaaaaagttcaaattgtttgtaatgttgaattctctcttattataagtacatgttttgtaataggataactatatttcatatgtgcataccttgcaaggtcctcatgtctgtcagacagttttcacttgacctcgacctcatttcatggatcagtgaacaaggttaagttttggtggtcaagtccatatctcagatactataagcaatagggctagtatattcggtgtatggaaggactgtaaggtgtacatgtccaactggcaggtgtcatctgaccttgacctcattttcatggttcagtggttatagttaaatttttgtgttttggtctgtttttctcatactatatgcaataggtctactatatttgttgtatggaatgattgtaaggtgtacatgtctagcgggcagatgtcatgtgaccttgacctcattttcatggttcagtggtcaatgttaagtttttgagttttggtctttttatctaatactctatgctataggtcaactatatttggtgtatggaaatattttatgatctttatgtcagtcgcgcaggttttatttgaccgtgacctcattttcacggttcattgcacagtgttaagtttttgtgttttggtctatttttcttaaactataagtaataggtcaactatatatgttgtatagaagcattgttagctgtatatgtctgcctggcatggttcatctgaccttgacctcattttcaaggttcattggtctttgtttagttatcttggttaatgttaagtttatgtgacagttgttataaagcttaactttatacttaggactatcaacataatatcaatgattagtatagaaggcgagacatttcagcgtgtgcactcttgtctcccattagttcaacaggataaaacaaacttaacaaaaatgcagctgcaaaaatgcatgcttctttcgaaggcagattgtgagcttcaATGAACGacgaccccatatttttattttatttttctattaagtataggaTTAAgtttttccattaaaaaaaagctaaatcctatatataaaaaacaatgatttataCGCGTGAGCACCCTTAACAGAATTGATATTGTAAGACTCTACATGTACTTAAAATTTAAGGAGCACTAATACTATATATCATTAGCTGGTGTTTTGGGCTTCTGAATGGTCAGTTAAGTATTTTATGTGTTCATTATTCTTGTACAGAACTTTTACCGTAGATGAACTGTGAAATGTTATTTAGGTAAATTTGCAAGAAAAAATCACACAgatgaagaaaaatatttctttactATAAATAACTTGCTAAACACCGAAATAAAATATACTTTACTATTTAGCTCAATTATTCTTTTTATGAAGCTGCTATttctgtaatatatatttttattcattttataatcatttaattttctaattttcaGATCGAACCAAAGATTATCATAACAGCTTTGACATTAAGTCTTCTCCCTTTGTTGTTCTTCTTCAATTTCCTGTATTACACAGATGTTGGATCAACATTTTTTGTCTTGTTTATGTATTTACTTCATCTCCAAGGCAACAAAGCTCTGGCTTCATTAGTTGGAATCATTGCCATAATGTTCAGACAAACTAATATCATTTGGGTAGTCTTTATGGCTGGTCTGACAGCAAGACAAGTCATTGTTGATTGGTTTAAAGAAAAAAGTGGGAGCGGCTACCAAAGAAAATCTATAAAGGAACATTCAAATCCATCAACAGCAACAAAGCCAAGTGGAGACAGTGAAGTTACATTATTTCAGATTGTTAAACTACTATCAAAACCACCACAGAACAAACAACTtgatttaatatatttgatatttcgCATTCTTAAATCAAGTGTATGCAACATTATGATTATTTTAGGATTTTTAGTATTTGTGTATGTAAACCAAGGCATTGTTGTAGGCGACAGAAGTCACCATACAGCAGGCCTTAATTTCCCCCAGTTATTTTACTTCATTTCATTCACTTCTGTTTTTGCATTCCCGTATATGGTGACACCaggaaaaatctacaattttcttACATCTTTCAGTAAAATATCTAGCTATGTGAAAGCTTTAATATTTGTCactatttcttttcttttgatcCATTATTTTACATATGTTCATCTTTATACATTATCAGATAATAgacattatacattttatatatggTCAAGACTTTATAGTAGACATTATTTGGTCAAATATCTCCTCATTCCTGTGTATATGTATTCTTACTGGTCATTTTCAACATTGTTTAATACAAATTCACATACAGATGAAATATGGAAAATTGTTTTCAGCATATGTTTAATTGCAGCGACTGTGCCACAGAAATTGCTTGAGTTTAGATATTTTATTATTCCATATTTGATTTTCCGTCTTAATATTCGGCCAGGTTCCTGGGTACAGTTATGGACAGAAGCAATGTTATATATTGTGGtaaattttttgacaatttacttatttgtaaacaaaccattTAAATGGGAGAATTCCTCTGATGTACAAAGatttatttggtaaaataaaGAATGATctgattgtatattattttatttttaacatgcaTAATTTGGATTGGAACTTTTTCCGTTTCTCTTAAAGTTTTAGCATCAAGGAACCCCTTTGGCCCTGATCCTATCAGAATATGAGAAATGAATAATTCTatagttttaatataaaattttggtTAACATAAGATCCCATTGAAAATTTCCACCTTTTATTACCACAACATTAGTGTATGTGGCAgatcttttaaaaatatcattaatcagataaacttcttcaaaacttcTGCTCTGGTCTTTTGCTTTACTTTAATTtaagttaaaaacaaaatcaagaaGATACCAATAGGGGCAACATAAAactacaatttataaaaagaccTGCATCACCATGCACGGccaaaaagaaaaagatgaaaaaacaaacaacaggatACTATACATTGAACAAAAACAGATTGAGCTACAGGAACCAACCACAACCAGACCATGAGCTCAtaggggtaagcagatcatggTGTTTTTATGCTCCCGCTGTAGCGGAGGACACATTAAGTTAAACCCTTGTTCGTCTATGTCTGTCCATATGTTCTAAAGTTGGGTTCTTTTCAATAAAtctagtttgcctcaaccaaatgttatgaaacttatacccAATGCTtaataatgtggattcatttatttttgtgggtaccaattttcgtggatagaggaAAACTTGCCTATTTGTGGATATTGAAATTCATGGTTTTGACAAAATTCACATGCATTCTGTAAGAAAATATgcatttcgttgaacatttaaattcgttgtTTCCCTTtacccacaaaatccatgaaaattggtatccaacgaatattaaagaatccacagtaccacaaaacacagatcaagtttaaattttggtggtgtcactatactgtggattcatttatttttgtgggttccaattttcgttgattaaggataacttgcattttcagatcaactgtataactttatatgatatgcaagtagggacatcatctgtgtccaatggacacagtACCCATTTATTTTACTCAATTTCAATCTTGTAAGTCATATAGTCAGTGATAAGGATTAAAGATCCTTCATACCATAGAGAATTAGTAGATTTTACTGTTCTGATGTTTTTGCTCAACCtctggatatttggtatatttattgTGTTGATACCAAttctttgttttctatataattttttaaaatcaaaagcaaaaaaatacagGGTATACATAGGATATGATGCAAtaacaataaaagaaatttaaactaGTGTGTACagtaaaacaagagtgcacacactgaaatgtctcgccttctttactaatcattgatattatgttgatagtcctaagcataaagctttattacaactgtcacataaacttaacattaaccaagataactaatcaaagaccaatgaaccatgaaaatgaggtcaaggtcagatgaaccatgccaggcagacatgtacaactaacaatgcttccatacaacaaatatagttgacctattacttatagtttaagaacaagagtgcacacgctgaaatgtctcgccttctatactaatcattgatattatgttgatagtcctaagtataaagctaagctttattacaactgtcacataaacttaacattaaccaagataactaaacaaagaccaatgaaccttgaaaatgaggtaaaggtcagatgaaccatgccaggcagacatgtacagctaacaatgcttctatacaacatatatagttgacccattacttatagtttaagaaaaatagaccaaaacacaaaaacttaacactgtgcaatgaaccatgaaaatgaggtcacggtcaaataaaacctgcgcgactgacaaagatcataaaatatttccataaaccaaatatagttgacctatggcatatattattagataaaaagaccaaaactcaaaaacttaactttgaccactgaaccatgaaaatgaggtcaaggtcacatgacatctgcctgctagacgtgtacaccttacaatcattccatacaacaaatatagtagacctattgcatttagtatgagaaaaacagaccaaaacacaaaaatttaactataaccactgaaccatgaaaatgaggtcaaggtcagatgacacctgtcagttggacatgtacaccttacagtccttccacacactgaatatactagccctattgcttatagtatctgagataaggacgtccaccaaaacttaaccttgttcactgatccataaaatgagggtgaggtcaagtgaaaactgtctgacagacatgaggaccttgcaaggtacgcacatatcaaatatagttatcctattacttataataagagagaattcaacattacaaaaaatttgaacttttttttcaagttgtcactgaaccatgaaaatgaggtcaaggacattggacatgtatctgacggaaacttcgtaacatgaagcatctatatacaaagtatgaagcatccaggtcttccaccttctaaaatataaagcttttaagaagtgggCTAACGCCGACGTAGCTgccgctgccggatcactatccctatgtcgagttttctgcaacaaaagttgcaggctcgacaaaaaacagaccaaaacacaaaaacttaacactgttcaatgaaccgtgaaattgaggtcatgatcaaataaaacctgcgggacttgcatttagatcataaaatatttccatacaccaaatgtagtttacctttggcatataatattagataaaaagaccaaaactcaaaaacttaactttgaccactgaaccatgaaaatgaggtcaaggtcagatgacacctgccatttggacatgtacaccttacagttcttccatacaccgaatatactagccctatcgcttatagtatctgagatatggacttgacaccaaaacttaaccttgttcactgatccatgaaatgaggtcaaggtcaagtgaaaactgtctgacgggcatgaggaccttgcaaggtacgaaaatactaaatatagttatcccatTACTTATAACAAGAatgaattcaacattacaaaaattctcaacttttttttcaagtggtcactgaaccatgaaaatgaggtcaaggacattggacatgtgactgacggaaacttcgtaacatgaggcatctatatacaaagtatgaagcatccaggtcttccaccttctaaaatataaagcttttaagaagttagcttacgccgccgccggatcactatccctatgtcgagctttctgcaacaaaagttgcaggctcaacaaaaattacATAACTCAAAAGGGAGAAAACTCATCACAATgactaaatatgaataaattgatAGCTACCTTGCAATGCAAATCTAAATTGAGCATTGATTCAAGTCTTTGATGCATCAATTACAATCAAAACACTAATATTTACAAAAGTGTTTGATGGACGGAGAATAAGTTGAAAGCTGGTTTCTGACTTATTGTTGTCCCAAGATTTAGGACatctttatttaataaaaacaattgtttGACTTACGAATGTAAGTTAACAAGGTGTATATAGACAAATTTAAACATTAGGCTTTAGGTCCTTGTTGTTGAAAAAGAGATAGTAAGTGGAGTTTCAagtatcatatatttattttgtaaggCAAATGGTTATTGGCCATTTTTGTGGTCAAATTAGTATCTCAGATACGGGGACTATATATCAACTTTATTTTGCAAATGGAATGACTGGTGAAGTTGTTCTTTTGGCAGTGTTCATTTTTACCAAACCTATTTTTTTCTATGACTAGGctcatttctcagatactataagcaaaaggtcattAATATAtctatactgtgaattcattaattaatgcaatgtttttattattgcaaaaaatgcgacagggttataattgaaataatttaaacttggattttgatttttttttacatgaattaaacatgatttttctcaatatcttaaaaattaaaattgcatttaagtcaaaaatgacaaaatcccaTTAATAAATGCacaaataatttctgaatttacagtatatatggTGCTTGGAATAGTGATTGAAAGTTTTAGAAGTCTGGCAGCATTCATCTGAATGTGACCTCAT
Encoded here:
- the LOC143074984 gene encoding dol-P-Glc:Glc(2)Man(9)GlcNAc(2)-PP-Dol alpha-1,2-glucosyltransferase-like, whose product is MNFPVALAFLVLLFALTFFAIHNEQEDPYMDEIFHIPQAKQYCQGNFSHWDPMITTLPGLYLMSVGILVPVGKALGVETDNVCSVLWLRSVNLLFAIGNFYIIYAIMCKLHQKEKIEPKIIITALTLSLLPLLFFFNFLYYTDVGSTFFVLFMYLLHLQGNKALASLVGIIAIMFRQTNIIWVVFMAGLTARQVIVDWFKEKSGSGYQRKSIKEHSNPSTATKPSGDSEVTLFQIVKLLSKPPQNKQLDLIYLIFRILKSSVCNIMIILGFLVFVYVNQGIVVGDRSHHTAGLNFPQLFYFISFTSVFAFPYMVTPGKIYNFLTSFSKISSYVKALIFVTISFLLIHYFTYVHLYTLSDNRHYTFYIWSRLYSRHYLVKYLLIPVYMYSYWSFSTLFNTNSHTDEIWKIVFSICLIAATVPQKLLEFRYFIIPYLIFRLNIRPGSWVQLWTEAMLYIVVNFLTIYLFVNKPFKWENSSDVQRFIW